The Trachemys scripta elegans isolate TJP31775 chromosome 20, CAS_Tse_1.0, whole genome shotgun sequence genomic sequence GCATAAAAGtgagcaggatctgggccttagggtatgtctacactagaggcaCTGCAGCACAGACACTTATTACAACATCAGTGTAGTTagtccacctctccgagaggcaggagctaggtcaatggaagaattccacatttttcacagccctgagtgatgttgCTAGATTGAGCTAAGTTCTaggtgtgtagaccaggccttaatcacAGGATTGAATCCCGCCCAGGTCAGCTGTGATCATAAACTGCCTGATGTGGGAAAATAATGTGATGGGCTCAGGCCAAGGGGCCGGGGCCTTCTCAGAGAAATGCCCCATTCACAAAAACAAACCGCAAGGGAGAAAACTCAGACACGTGAATTAAACAAAGTCCAGGACATACTGACTGGAAGTGGGAGAAGATAAACAGATCTTTTCTATGTACACATTATAATTTGGAGATGCACTGAGCTACCAAAGCGATGAGAATTTGGGAGCCATATAATGCATTAGATCGCTCGATTGATAAATAGATCGATAATCATAAGcttgctctaggctggctctttACAGACTGACTATTGAAGAAGACCCagatcacatgcttccctacagagccccttagcctgcaagcaggaccaggaaactgccTGAAATTTCAAGTGGTAGCTCAAGACATGGTTGTAACACAGTTTTCCATATACCACAGGTCACCCTTGCTGGCAGCTTCTGCAGAGAAGCCAAGAACTGAACGATCCACAAATCCATGTCCCCCCCGAATGGTCTGTTCAGATCTGGGTGAGCAATGTATTGCCTGGGCATGGTGTGCAGGAGTGGGAAGGGACAGGCGTACGTTGTCACTGCCTCGTGCCGTAAGCCCCCAGGGTGAGCGATCCAGCACCTTGCTCCAACTCTCACCTCTCCTGTGAATCACACAGGCTGGAAAGGGCATTGCTCTGATCTGTAACAAGGGGCTGAGGCAAAGTGACAGAGAAAGACAaaactcagcacaaccgcatagacgcacacacacacatgaggaAAAACACACAATGTGCAAATATAGGGTCCAGAGAGGATTTTCCCTGTCCCCACAAATAGCAGGTGCTGGACACCACAAGTGGCATCGTACCAGACTAGATGGGTTAGGCTAATTTGCTTAAAAACTCCGGACAAGCGATGGCCTCTGCTCGGGGATGACAACGCCTATGGGCCTATGTTCTCTTCCAGCCTGAGCCAGAGGCTACTACAGCCAGTGGGAAGGTTCCCGGTCACTTCACTGGGCTCCGGACCCGGCCGTAGGTGCACAGACGACTTCCCTCGCTGCAGTTGTTTCAGGCCAGCAGACAAGGTCACATGAAACTGACAAGCCACTGTGCTTGAACAAACAAAACAGGACGTGGAGACCTTCAGCCCTCCCGAGTGCTGTTCTGCTGGGATCAAAGCCACCGCCGCAGCTGGGCAAACTCAGCCGGAGCCGCCGAAAAGCAGCTGTCGGGCGCGCAGGGAACGTTCAAATGAGCAAGATTTCAAACGAACGGCCGGGAGTGACGCTTTTATTGGGTGCACCGAACACAGCAGCCGCAAGTGCAGCAGTATCGTATGAAATACACGCCAGAGCAACCCTCCACATGCGTGTAATTGGGTCTGACACGCATACACAGGCCCAACGACatgtatgtgcacacacaaaatcgATTGCATTCGCTAGTCCTGATCTGGGCAACTCTATGGGAAAGCTGTTTCTGCAGAGGATGGCACGCCGCCACTTTGTGTGGGGACATGCACTGAGCTCCCTGTGGCCTATTTATTTGCCTCTGAGCATGTGATGGCGCTAAGCAGCCTCCAGAGAATCTGGACACAACACGACTCAATGCAACGTCAGATGGCAGGGCCAGGAGAGCAAGGATCTGCCCCGGTACTCTGGGAGTGAGGGGGGTGATTGCATCAGGAGGGCTGTCCTCACGGGACCTGGGGGATGCACTGGGGGCTTGGATGATCCCAGGAAGGAGTCTTTTATCCCTCCAGAgattgggggtgtgtgtatgtgtaatcaTTGGAGgctcctggagctgctgcagggggagaagAAGCTGGTTTGCTACAAGAGGATCTATGAGGCAGCTCAATCCTGCTGTCTCGGGCGTGCCCCTGATCTGCACAGGTTGGACGGGGGCCCCCGGCTAGCGGAGCTTCATTTCCGTGCGTTTGTAGGGGTTGCCAACGCCCTGGCCAGAGACCCAGTCAATGCCGTATCTCGGCTGCTTGTGCTCCCCCACCGCGTAGCCCCCGTTCAGGTTGGCGCGGTAGCAGTTGATGTACCACCAGGCGCCATGCACGGAGACGGCGCAGTTCTGCGTCCCGCTGTCGTTGTCGCGGTCGTAGGTGGAGAAAGCCTTCCCGTTGTGGAGGCCCAGGGAGTCACCTGCGGGACACATGAGACCCCAGTGCCACAACCGCACCAGGGCATGACCTTGAGCAGCAGAGAAATGAGAGCATTTCCCTTGCCGGCACTATATCCCTGTCTCCAGGGCTTGTGGTCTGGtctgagcccaggactgggatccAAGCTCGTGAGGTTTAGTTCTATGGCTGTGTCATGCCAGAGAGCAGACGCGATGTGCTTATCACGGTCCCTTTTGGCTTGACTAGCTATGAATCTGAGAGGCCTGGGTTTGCCCAAGGCACTAGACTGTTTTCAAGGCCTCAGCACCcacaatcagggccagattttccaccGAGCTCAGTGTCCACCGGGCTGCCGATGTGCTGAACTCGGTGGCAAATCAtggctttgcctcagtttccgcagctgtgaaatggggatgataataataCATGCCTACGTGGTAATGCTTAGCATGTCAACAGCAGATTAAGAATGAATCCTCATACACCCCAGGTGGTACGTTATCCCCATTACACAGTGGGGCACAGCAAAGGCTGTGACCTACCCAAGGTCACGCCGTGAGtgtcagaaccaggattagaacccCAGGGTGCCCTGAGTCCGGTCCGGCTGTCAGTCCACGTGGGGGTCAATTAGCTaaagtctgtaaagtgctttgaagatgggCAAGTTCTAAGTGTTACCATTAGCAAAGCTGAGCTGTGGCTCAGATCCGTGAGTGTGGCATCAGGTCGGGTTTTCCCTGCCAGTGGCGCTCTCGGGGGAAGCGTACAGGGCCGGACAAGGTGCATCTGCCTAATTCAGGCCAAGGAAACGGATTGCCGAGGCGCCTAGGGATTAACCACCTTAGTGCCCGGGAACCCTGAGCCAGCAGGAGCCCCAGCAGAGTAGACAGACCCATTGCAAAGTGGGCAAGTTTGAGCCAGATGTGCCGTTCTTCTGCCTACCTTAAATTGCTGGATAGCATTGCTGCGTTCCTCCTCCCCAGaaatagctgcatttcagtgctgggtgcCGGGCTCCCCAGAGACCCTCCATCCTTTACCCCCTCACAATAGGTTTTTGGGGCATAATCCGTGGACCTACACAAAGTGCTCAGAAAGGCCCCCGGGGGCAGCACCAGAGGCGCGTGGAGGGTTAAGTATTCATGCTGATCAGTCATTATCATGTGATTACAAATGGCTGAGCGACCCTGGAGAAGCACGGCCCATTTCGTGCTTCGCTGCATCCCTTGCTCTGGGAGTTTGGATGCATATTTCTTTGTAGGAGAAGCGAAGGGAAGTGGAACATGTGCTGTCTctcccactcacacacacaatggGACAGATTCTCTCCCCCGCCTTGGCCTCTTTGTGCTGCTCCCGCAGCGTTCaggggcccaggctggggtgCAGTCCCCTGGAGGAGGCACTGTGTAGGTCCCCGATAAGCAGCCCATAGGTCCCCATGAAACCCCTGGCACAGGGACAGAAGGGGGTGTCTCCACAGTATATGGTGCTATGGAGACTCTGAGCTGCTCTGGACTGCGGGGCAGCCCTCAGGAGTTTGCTGGTACAGCATTCCTGGGGTTGCTCTGATTTGAGCCTCGGAGCAGCCCAGACTCCTGAGGGCATAAAAGTGGCTTCAAGGTGCCTTTGCCCACCTCCCCTCGGGCTGCCCCTTTAGGTGGTGCAGTGCAGAACGCCAGCCAGACACACTCTCCTCACCTGCAGAGCCGCCGAGGAACGTCCCCAGAACAAGCTCGTACTTGTCCTCTTCCCCCTTGAGTTTGAAGGACCGGTAGCTGGCAAAGGAGCTGCTGTCATTAAAATTCACCAGGTCCACGTGGAGCTGGAACTCGCCTGAGGGAAAGGGACAGAGCCCAGCGTTAGCCAGGGGCCAGTTTTGGCTCCCTCTCACCTccaggagggggatctgggctggggcttcTAGTCACAAGGCAGGGAGGCTTGCCCACTGCGACGCCAGCACACCCAGGGGTGACCATCCCTGTGAGCGATGCCATGTCTTTGCAGGGCAATAGGGAAGAACGACCAACAGTGGGAActggctgagagggaggggagggggtcccCCGGGGAAAAGGAGGGGATCAGAGGAAAGGGATATTCCCACCCAACCTTGGCATTTCCAGCCCCTCAGAATCCAAGGACTGGGTCTAAAAGGCTTCTGATGGGTAATGGCTGCTCGCTTTCGCCCCCTGGAGAGGCCCTGTGGAATAACAGCCCGCAGGACAGCTGCTGGGCTTCCTTACCATCCTGGGTGAGCAGGTGGAGGTTCTCATTGCCCAACCAGAACTCAGAGAGCTGGTTCCCGAAGCCCTTCTTGTAGGCGCTCCAGGTGCGGTAGAAATCCACCGAGCCGTCCATGCGTTTCTGGAACACCTAGAGGAGAGGCGAGAGAATGGGGGCCGGGAGCTGACCCGGCTCTCATGCTCCGGAAGCTGAACTTCAAACAACAGACTGAGCTGGGCCATGGAGCATCCGGAAGAGCAGCTATGGGGACACTAGCTGGAAGTAAAGATCAATTGGGCTGTCCAGTCTcaggcttcagggcatgagctTGTCCCtggctgggggtcaggaaggaattcccccgCTAGTGTAAAATGTTGCACAGTTGGATACATCATGGGGTTTTgatgccttcccttccccctccgcccccaaagCACCCAGCGGTAACTATGGCTGGAGCCAGGATAGAATGATCTGTCTGGAGGTGGATCCGCCAAGCAAAACCAGCTCCAATTTCCACTCCCCATGTGCTGGGGAAGTACCGAGTTAGAGCGGCTCCGGACTCTGCTGCTTGGACCCAGCCCTAGCACATTCAGCGCTGGCTGTTAATCTCGGCCAAGCCAGTGAGCGCCTGGGAGTGACACCTCTTTGCGACAGCCCCatggcctccttcccctccactcaCCCCACAAGTGCCCAGCCAGCCAGGACGTTCAGAGTGTCAGCCTTGCACACCCCTAGCCACCAGGGACTCACACCATGCCTGGGTGAGCAAAGGGAAATCTTACAAACCGGAGAAAGACGCGTGTGTGGGGCATGCCAGCAGTCAGGGAAAGGTGAGACAGAGGTATCTGCCTTCCAGCGATTTCTCTGCTCCACTAACTCGTGGACTGATAATCCCAGGTAACTCCACAGCCTGGGTTAACTTCCTCTACCTCAACCCCTCCTGCTTGTTCAGGGAGACGCAGCGATCTTCCTGCCCTGCACTGTAGCTTTACTGTGCACTGTCAAACAGctgccccatccctccccagaggtggctgcattccagccATGGGAGACACGATTCCCTGTGCAGATGGGTTGTGAAGCCCTTCAGGGTGAAAGGCGCTACCTACGGGTAAGGAATGATTCTCTCTTTACCCCATCCCCAGCCACATCACGGTCACATTCTGCTACCCGGGCGTAAATCTCTCGCACTGCGCTGGGAGCGGGCAGCTCTGGATGTGACCTGATCCCCCTTTTCCATCGCTCCGGCACTAGGATACCGCGTTTACCAGCCAGCCTCCACCGTCTGTGTCCATGTCGCAGAAGACCCTCAGCGGCCGGCAGTCCGTCAGGTAGATGGTGTGCCAGCCGCTCAGGAACTCCCCTTTGCTCAAAAGCTCCTTGCAGCTCTTTGGCCCTGGAatcaaggcagaatttggtccctggGGAAACGTGTCTGAGGTCTCGTCTCCTCCCAGagagaggtgcaggaggggaggggacgggacTGAGTGGCTGCGGATGGAACTCTGAGATCCCCTCGCAGTGCTAGGGGGTTACCTTGCTACCAAGTTAGCGGCCACAGCAGACTCCAGGAACCTGGTTTAGGCTAAATGTCATTTCAGGAGGGTTTCATCTCCATGTAGTGCTTAGCGCAGGGACAGCTGGGAGTCTACACTCCTGGGCTCTAGCCCCGGCTCTGGGGGCTAGTGCTTAAAAAAACAGGAACTGCCTGTCAGGATCCCTGGATCCTAGCTCCAGCTCAGGGAGGAagtgtggtctaatggttagaacaGGGGGAAGTGGGAGTCTGTACTCATGGGTTcatcactgactcactgtgtgctCCAGGGCAGGTCAcagcctctctctgtgcctcggtttccccatgtgGGGCTGATAATACGTTCCAAcctaagtgctttgagatccttggaggaaAGGGGTTATTGGCTATCGTTCCTGTATTACGGACCCGTGTGCTTTCCCGTCCGAAGGAGAGTTAAACCTTCTAAAGCAAGCGGACAAACCAACACAGCCTGTTATTCCTCTGACGCGAAGGCTACTGCAACTGCAGCAGGCCAGGACTAAACTGCTCCGGGGAGTAGGTGGGGCCGGTGCCTGAAAGGGGAATATTCACCGCTCCGGAGCGATGGTcttttggttaaggcactggatgaAGACTCAGTGGAACTGGGTTTCTAGCTCTACcatagactccctgtgtgacttgaGCCAGTCACTTCCTCTCTTTAACTAGCGCCGTGGGTCAGTCCGATGAGAGGGGGGTACCCCGTGCAGCTCTGCGTTGCATCGTACCAACCTCTTCGTCCATCAACCCCTCTTGGGCCCTTACgatctccacctgtaaaatggggccagGGCTGCTCTTGGctattcagactgtaagctcgccgaggcagggaccgtctctcggTCTGTGTCAGCACAGCCCCATGCATGGCAGGTGGATGCCTTGAAGCGCTACGTAATGCACACAAGGGTCAGTCGTTTTTTTTAAGCACCGAGGAGGCAAACTCACCGTTCTGGCAGAGGAAGGAAGGGTCTGGCTGGTCTCCTGCCATTccgagaaacaaacaaaaccgcAGTTAGAAAGCAAGGCTTAGCCGGCACCCTGTAGAACTTGGTTGGATGAAGAGTGGAAGGTTCCCGGTTAGCTGCTTTTCCCGCTATGTCACAGCCGTGTCTCTTCTTGGAAAGGGCTGTATATTACTGCCCTCCCGCCTTGCAATGTGCTGGTAGTGTCTGGGTGCAACCTTCACGGCCACCTGCTCTCTGGggacctgagccaaagcccactgagggcAGTGGAAAGGTCCCTCCCACCGAGACCCCGATCGGCCCCCTGCGGCGTGAGAAGAGGGGGAAATGCTCCAGAGAGAGCCCGTTTCAGGCCAGCACGGGggaaggcggggtgggggggcgatCCTGGGCGCTGTCTCATCTCCCTGACACTGGATGCCTGTCCCAAAGCTTCATGCGGCCCCGGGTTCTGAGGGCCTGGTCCCAGTGCCCGTTGCAATCGATGGGAAGGGCTGTGGTGacttgtggggtggggaggagcagccCCGAAGGCCCCTTTTGAAAGCCACAGGAGAACTTTGGCAGGACAGACTAAACCGACTAGAGACAGAGCAGATAGGAgtgggccccagcccagccaccaACGCCTCTTGAAACAGGGGGGCTCCCCATCTGAATGCTACGACTCCTGCCTGCCTCGAATAAAAACCCCCATCGGGTGTAATCTacaccctcagcccccaccccaccccaccccccgcccaccaAGAGCATTGCTACATAGTTACCTCGTTCCCCCTTCGGTCCCGCTTTCCCGGGCGGTCCCCCGGCCCCTGAAATCCAGAGCAGACAGAGAGACGTAGTGAACGCAGACAAGTGCTTGAGCGCAGCTAAGGCGCAGAACACggtctggggggcaggagggggtcccCGGGAGCTCTTTTAAAGGGGGACGAACGGACGGACCCCGAGGAAAAAGAAGGGAAGCGCACAAGATCCATCACTACTTGTTCCCATAGCAACCACGAGAAGCGGCTCACGTGGGCTGCCCAGCTAATCCCGGTGGACGATGCCATGGGGCCTGGAGGAGGTATGGGGGGGGGCTTCTGCCCAACCCTACAGGGGCTGGTCAGTTGAGCCCTGTGTGTGGGAGCAAGAGGCACCAGGGGGCAGAGGGCCAGATTCAGGGGGCGGCGTGGCTATTCTAGCTGGAAGGGCGGCTGGCCCATGAAGTGGTGCCTTGGTCTTCCACCAGCGGAGGGCGTGTGGTTCATCAGGGACTAATCGCCGTGCCAGGAGGGATCACACACAATCTGCTAAGGCCCATGCACCAGCCAGAGTGACCGCGGGCGATGGGGTCCCACCGGGCACCGCCCAGCGAAGAGCCCAGTTCAATATGGGGTTTGCACCCTTGATTCCCCGGCTCTAGTGACACCTCCGAGCCATTGGGCCCCATCCTCTTCCCGTGTAAATGgggcattgatttcaatgccgCTGCGCCAATTGACTCCATATTGAGCCATAGTGCTCCATAGCTGCCAGAGTCTGATCCCCTCCTTGTGACCGCTGCGTTCACCACCTTCCCCACAGACCCAATGGGAGCTGGCCCAAGACCACCCCACAGGCCCAGAGGGGACGGCTCCAGCTTGGGGGCAGCGTCTGTTGTGAGAGCCCCTCTCTCATCTCCTACCTCTCAGGCCAGGTTGACCGGGTGCCCCCTTTTCTCCAGGGCTTCCTGCTGTGCCTGGCGTCCCGGGGCACCCCTGTAATATGGTGAGTTTCTCAGCGCCGGAGAGACCCACCACCTTCACCTCTGTGGAAATACAAAGAGACACGGGAGAAGGCACGATCCCAGCACCTGCTCCGGCTCGGCCCCGGCGAGTCGGTTCCCAGCATCGCTTACCCTGGCCCCTCTGATAATTACCGCTGGCCCCTTGGTCTCTGTCTCTGGAGGGCTCTGTGGAACCAAGGCTGCTGGACAGGACTTGCCCTGGGCTCACAGGTCAGCACAGCccagtgagggagagggaaagggaccCAAAAGGCATCTACCACTACGTCCGTGTTGCCTCCCTGCTCTCAGCGATCACCGGCCCAGCGATAGCCAACGTCTTCCTACGCCACTGTCCCTGCGCAATGGCCCACTCCATAGCATCTCCCAGTGCTGGGCTGGTCTAGGCTGTGGGAACTGGCCCTGCACTCGGCGCTCAGCAATAAATGCATCCCAGGGGCACCAAGTgggtgggcagcagtgggggagcttTCACCCCTGTTCTTCtagccacccccccacacactctgggcTGCGCCGCCCATCCCAACCACGTGGCCTTCACCTTTTTACAGCCAGCTTTTACCCGGGAGGCAGGGACGCCTGGCCCACGTGACATTGGAGTGCATCACCCAGACAAGCTCGCCCCATGACAGGCACGCCCCTGGGGTCCAGCCTCCATTCCTCccggctcagctccagcccatcaCCCGCTCGGAGCCCCCAAACCCATCCCCGGAGCCAGCCCAACGGGATCAGCCCCCAGGGCCCAGCCGTCAACGGCCTGACTCAGCTACTCCACCACTGGAGCCAGCAAAACGGCTAGAGAACTCCCCCTGCCATCGCTAGGCAACGTGGGTGCCTCAGAGCTCAACCTAGCCCCCCATTTACAGCCCCAAACCGGAGCTTCTCCTACCTGGGCAGGTGCCTGGGTCCCCGGTTACCAGCATCCAGGTGCAAAGCCAAAGCAGGGCTGGAATAAAGCCCCAAGGGCCAACTGGCCACATCTTCACTCTGTTCTCTCGTGAGCCCGTCCCTCCCCAACTGCCTCTTGGTTTATATATGTCCCAGGATCAATGCCCTTGTGGGGAGCTTTTCCTGGGAAGTAAACCGGGCTTCCCACCATTGTTCCAAGGCACAAAAGCTTGGCAGCCCCCACTACCATCCTCCAGAGAGCCTCTGGAGAGGTGGGGTTGGGcctcttcctccagcacagcaccgTGTGTCCTAGCCAGCTCTGGCCGTGGGGTTTCAGGCGCTGACCCCCAGTTCCGGCCACACAGCCCTGGCCTTCAGCCACAGGGATTCAGATGCCAACAGGCTCCTATCTCTGGCTGCGTGGCACCAACCCCCACTGCTGacggcagctgctgccccaagtgcTGACCCCCATCCGTGcgctccaacccccagccctggccgcCGACCCTGGGTGCAGATCCCCGGCACTGGCCTTGGGCTCCGGCGGGGGCTGGCTCTGGATGCCAATCCCTGGCCATGCGACAGCAGGCACAGACCCCAAGCGCCAGCCCCCAATCCCAGTGGTGGCCGATCCCCGGCCCTGGGCACTGCTCCTGGATGTCGACCCTGGGTTCCGGCGGGTGCTGGCCATGGGCGCCAATCCCCAGCCCCAGGTGCAGATTCCCTGCCCCAGTCACACGGCAGCGGGTGCCAACCCCAGGCTCCGGNNNNNNNNNNNNNNNCTGGCCTTGGGCTCCGGCGGGGGCTGGCTCTGGATGCCAATCCCTGGCCATGCGGCAGCAGGCACAGACCCCAAGCGCCAGCCCCCAATCCCAGTGGTGACCgatccccagccctgggcactgcTCCTGGATGTCGACCCTGGGTTCTGGCGGGTGCTGGCCATGGGCGCCGGCCATGGGCGCCAATCCCCAGCCCGAGGTGcagatcccctgccccagtcacaCGGCAGCGGGTGCCAACCCCAGGCTCCGGGGGGTGCTGGCCAAGGGCACGGACTCCTAGCTCCGGCTGTGCAGCAGCGGGCGCGGGCCCAAGCGCCGACCTTGGGCTCTGATCCCCGGCCATGCAGCTGCAGGTGCCCACCCTGGGCTCCAATGGGTGCTGGCCCAGGGCACCGACCCCCAGCTCCAGGCGCCAACCCACACCCCCCGcccggccagggccagggcccccgGCTCCCACcccccctggcccctgctgcctcacccccccaacctctccatccatcctccctccctggcccctgctgcctcacccccccactcctccatccAGGTCTTAacttgctgtgaaaagtgatattggtATGTTTGttaatcacttttcacagcattatttttattattgattatgCAAAAAACCCTGCATAAAGAAATGACAATGCTCTGGCTGTGTACATGCccctatttatttgttttccctaAAGTTCATTAAGTATTTCAGGAAAAAatgtcagtgcagcccccagccagagttggtggccgcactctgaggccaccaaaaatgtgTTGTGAGACCCCCTGTCCTAGGCCACATGCCATAACAACGCCCTGCAAAGGGGAGACACCGGAGTGAGCTGGGGCAGGCCCACTCTGTGCTGAGGACCGGGTCAGGCTGACAGCTGTAGGCTTCAGTGTTCAAATACAAGGTGCGAccgagcacagggctgggagccaggaagtcGTGAGCTCGGTGCCCAGCACTGAAACGAATGCCTTGCTCGGGCCGCCTTtgcatgcttcagtttccccacccatgAAAAGGGGATAACACCATTACCCTCACGGTGGGGTCCAAAGCTCACATCCCTAAGtggtttggtttttcttcctAGGAATaacagggaggagagcagaaccCAGACCCAGTCCTTCACTCCCAGCGCAGCTAGGCAGATCGTTTCCAGCCCCAGCCATCGCTTCTCCAAGCACAgcacctccccacccacccatcctCCCCGCTACACCCCCACGTCCATCTCCACTCGGGCACCAGTTGAGCATTCAGCATAGTCAGAGGACCAGGCCCTTACTGCTGCTCAGGGCGTAGGGGCCGTGGGGCAGCAGTGCAGTTAAGCAGCCTGGGTCCCTGCCGCCGgccctagagaagggcagcacgGGGGAAAGAGGCATGCGCCTGCCTCCATCACTGAACAGCCCCCATTGTCAGCAGGCCGAGGATGAGAACGAACCACCCACCACCCCGTCCCAGGTGTGCCTGCCAGACCCCACCaccagagcgggggggggggctcccaggTGCAGCAAACTTGCTCGTCAGGCTACAGGGGCACTAGGTGTAACGTAGCCCCCGTCGCTCCCACACACGACACAGACACCAAAGATCC encodes the following:
- the FCN3 gene encoding ficolin-3 yields the protein MWPVGPWGFIPALLWLCTWMLVTGDPGTCPEVKVVGLSGAEKLTILQGCPGTPGTAGSPGEKGAPGQPGLRGAGGPPGKAGPKGERGDQPDPSFLCQNGPKSCKELLSKGEFLSGWHTIYLTDCRPLRVFCDMDTDGGGWLVFQKRMDGSVDFYRTWSAYKKGFGNQLSEFWLGNENLHLLTQDGEFQLHVDLVNFNDSSSFASYRSFKLKGEEDKYELVLGTFLGGSAGDSLGLHNGKAFSTYDRDNDSGTQNCAVSVHGAWWYINCYRANLNGGYAVGEHKQPRYGIDWVSGQGVGNPYKRTEMKLR